The sequence ATTTTTCCATAATTTCATTTTTTATTCCCCCTGATTCACGGAAATTTTCAAACCAGTTTTATCTTGTTGATTCTTTTTTTGTAATATTTGTTGGAGCGTAATACTAATTAATGCACATCCAAGTAAAATAAAGGCGCCAATAAATAAAGCTTTGATCCCACCAAGGTTTTGAACAACGATTGCTCCTAGGAACGGCGCGAGCATCCGCGCTGCTGTCGCCATCCCATTCACAAGTCCTTGATACAATCCAGCCGCTCCTTTTGGTGCAAGTTGATAAGCAATCGTCGGAATCGCTGGCCAAGCAAACATTTCTCCGAGTGTTAAGAAAATCATTCCGAGTACAAAGCCACTATAAATACTTGCATTCATTGCGACAACAAAAGATAAAATAAATAAGAAAATACCAATATAAATTTGTGCGAGTAAATATTTTTTAAATCTGTTTACAACAGGGATTAAAATGAGCTGACCAAGTACAATCAGCGCGCCATTTAAACTCCATAAATTTCCGTATTCGCTCGATGTCACACCTTTGATTTCTGTCATGTATGTAGATAAATTCGACTGCCACTGCACGTGCGGTAATTGGCAAAGTAAGTATGTCAACAATAATAGAATAAAAGAACATAACGCTAGCTTAGTCGGGAATTCGCGCTTAGCACCTTTTTTACGATGTTTTGTTTCTGCGCTTACTCGCTCTGATTTCCAATCAATCTTGTGGAAAAAGAAGAAGAAATATCCTGCGAAAGCAATCGCAAATACAAAAGAACCAATGTATACGTGGCTCATTCCTTGTTTCGCTAGGAGTCCTGCTAGCATTGGACCAATAGCTACGCCAATATTTTGTGCTACATAAATTGCATTAAATCCTGTTCTTCCTCCAGTCGGATGTGTTAATCCAGCTGCTGCGTACAATCCAGAGAAGACCATCCCCATCGCGATACCTACCGCCCACAAATTCCAAATAAAGAACGGAAATCCGTGAAAAAAACACAACGAAGCTGTTGAAAGTACTAATATAATCGTTCCAATCGTAAGTGAAATAAATCCAGAAAAACGGTCAAAAATAAGTCCGCCAATAATACTAGAAATAATTCCTACTCCAGAGTTAATCAACAACACTATTGAAGCGTCCGTTGTCGACATCCCTAACTCTTGTGTCATGTAAATCATATTGAAAGGCCAAATAAACGATAGCCCTGTATATAGTAACACCATCCCAATAATAACAATCCATAAATCCTTTGGTAACCATTTTGTCATTTCTACACTTTCCCTTCATTAAAACTCACCTTTTTTAGGGTATCACAACCATCCACATTCGAAAAGAAAAACTTCATCAAAAAAACCACCTAGCAAAATTTGCTGGTGGCTAATAAGGGACTGGCGATAAATCCCTATCATGGTTACTTATAAGTGTACTATGAATTCGAATTTTTGTCTGTGCTAATATAAGAAATATTTCAATTATTTTTTTGCAATACGTTATTATAGGCCAAATCTCTTAAATAGTTATGAAATTGCAGTACATCTATTTCAAGATAATAACCTAATTCATAGAGAATATGCTGCTGTTTCAATTCTTTCACTTGAAAAGCACATAGTTCTTTAGGAACAACTTGTATAATCTCTTGTCTAAAAAAATCTATTGCTACTTTCCAAGAAGTGGTATGTAATCTTGCAGGCATTTCTTGGATAAGCCACTGAATGCAATCACTTTCATCTCGATCCAAAAAACTTTTTTCTATTCTTGTTAAATCAGCAAGCTTCACGTTCCCCATACTTTTCAAGATATCCTTTACATAGGCCAACGGAATTTTCCAAGCCACCGTTTTAGAAAGGGGCTGGATTTTTGTCTCTTCTCGTGTAAAACCGAGAATGCTTCCTTTTCCCCAAGAACTGTTTCTAGCAGCACATTGTGTTACATTGCCTTCGTCGATTGCATAAACATACTCATTGTTTTCAGGGCAAAGAACAATTTCCTCCTCGTTCCAATATACCAATTCAGCTACTTCTTGAAACCTTGGATTATTAGTTAACGTAAACATTAATTCCGTCGCAAACCTTTCCTGCATTTATCCCGCCTCCTCAAAATCCTTACATCAATTCATCTCTCTTTATCATAATAAAAAAAAAGCGAGTAGAGAGTTCCTAAAGAACCATCTTCCCGCTTCTTATGTCTATTTTGTGACGAAATTATTTTTCCGGCTTTATTGATGTGATTTTTTTAACATTTCTCTTGAAAAAATATAAAAAATTATCATTATTTCCCGGAATCACCTTTTTGAATAACCCACCAAAGAGAAAGGCATGTAATTCCTTGGAAAATAAAAAACAATCCAAGGATAATACCAATCGCAATCGCTACTAACGTATTCGTGAATAAGGAAATAACAGCAATAATTAATCCTATAATTCCCATGATAAGTAGTAAAGTCCATCCCGGAAATCCTTTTACAGCAAACGCCGTTAAAATACGCAAAATCGCTGATGCTAATATCCAAATTGCGAAAATAATAATGAAAACTCGTTCTGCCATATTCGATTCGAAAATAGCAAATCCACCAACAAGAATGGATAAAATCCCGTCTAACATGATCCATTTAGAAATACTCCAATATTTACGTTCTCCAAAATAAGAAATCACTTCATTAATCCCATTTAAAACTAAAATTATCCCAATAAAAATAGTGAGTGCTTGCAGTGAAGTACTTGGATTAAACATTAAATAAATTCCAAGACCAATCATCGCCACACCAAGAATTAAAACGAAATACGTGTATAATTTTCTCATGGTTTTGCCCCCTTTTTAGTGATTAGTAAGTAATGACCCTGCCGCTTCATCAATAATAAATACGACATTCGGATGGTTACGTAGAATCGACGCTGGACAACTTTCATCAATTGGTCCCTCAAGTAAACCTTTAACCGCCTCTGCTTTTCGTTCACCAGAAGCAGTGACTAAGATTTGTTTCGCATCCATCATATCAGCTAAGCCAAGTGTCAGCATTTGAGACGGCGCTTCGTCTTCTTTTAAGTTGTTGTACATGATGGTACTTTTAATAGTGGATTCATCGCTATCTGCCAAAAACAATCGCGCATCAAATGGTGTTCCTGGTTCATTAGCCCCTAGATGTCCATTTACCCCTAATCCTAGAATTTGTAAATCACGCTCATTTTCAGCTAAAATTTTCTTATAGCGCGCGATTTCATCCGTAAAATCAGCTAAACTACCATCTAATAATTCTACTCTTTTTGGCATTTTGTTGATTAAATCATAGAATTTTTGGTGCATATATGTGTAAACAGTGAAGGAAGCATCGCGCTTAGCCACATACTCAT comes from Listeria monocytogenes and encodes:
- a CDS encoding MDR family MFS transporter; translated protein: MTKWLPKDLWIVIIGMVLLYTGLSFIWPFNMIYMTQELGMSTTDASIVLLINSGVGIISSIIGGLIFDRFSGFISLTIGTIILVLSTASLCFFHGFPFFIWNLWAVGIAMGMVFSGLYAAAGLTHPTGGRTGFNAIYVAQNIGVAIGPMLAGLLAKQGMSHVYIGSFVFAIAFAGYFFFFFHKIDWKSERVSAETKHRKKGAKREFPTKLALCSFILLLLTYLLCQLPHVQWQSNLSTYMTEIKGVTSSEYGNLWSLNGALIVLGQLILIPVVNRFKKYLLAQIYIGIFLFILSFVVAMNASIYSGFVLGMIFLTLGEMFAWPAIPTIAYQLAPKGAAGLYQGLVNGMATAARMLAPFLGAIVVQNLGGIKALFIGAFILLGCALISITLQQILQKKNQQDKTGLKISVNQGE
- a CDS encoding HdeD family acid-resistance protein, which encodes MRKLYTYFVLILGVAMIGLGIYLMFNPSTSLQALTIFIGIILVLNGINEVISYFGERKYWSISKWIMLDGILSILVGGFAIFESNMAERVFIIIFAIWILASAILRILTAFAVKGFPGWTLLLIMGIIGLIIAVISLFTNTLVAIAIGIILGLFFIFQGITCLSLWWVIQKGDSGK
- a CDS encoding glucosamine-6-phosphate deaminase, translating into MKLIRTKTYEEMSQEALEVVKQVINENDNPVINTTTGASFDGMFEGLVKGINADEIPIEKVFLMNLDEYVAKRDASFTVYTYMHQKFYDLINKMPKRVELLDGSLADFTDEIARYKKILAENERDLQILGLGVNGHLGANEPGTPFDARLFLADSDESTIKSTIMYNNLKEDEAPSQMLTLGLADMMDAKQILVTASGERKAEAVKGLLEGPIDESCPASILRNHPNVVFIIDEAAGSLLTNH